In a genomic window of Pelecanus crispus isolate bPelCri1 chromosome 1, bPelCri1.pri, whole genome shotgun sequence:
- the LUM gene encoding lumican, which translates to MTLNSLPIFLLLISGIFCQYDYGPVDDYGYDPFGPSSAVCAPECNCPLSYPTAMYCDNLKLKTIPIVPSGIKYLYLRNNMIEGIEENTFDNVTDLQWLILDHNHLENSKIKGRVFSKLKHLKKLHINYNNLTEAVGPLPKTLDDLQLSHNKITKVNPGALEGLVNLTVIHLQNNQLKADSISGAFKGLNSLLYLDLSFNRLTKLPTGLPQSLLMLYFDNNQISNVPDEYFQGFKTLQYLRLSHNKLTDSGIPGNVFNITSLVELDLSFNQLKSIPTVSENLENFYLQVNKINKFPLSSFCKVVGPMTYSKITHLRLDGNNLTRADLPQEMYNCLRVAAEISLE; encoded by the exons ATGACTTTAAACTCCCTACCCATCTTTCTGTTATTGATTAGTGGCATTTTTTGCCAATATGACTATGGTCCTGTAGATGATTACGGTTATGATCCTTTTGGGCCATCCTCAGCAGTCTGTGCCCCAGAATGTAATTGTCCTTTAAGCTACCCTACTGCCATGTATTGTGACAATCTTAAACTGAAAACCATTCCGATTGTACCAAGTGGAATAAAATACCTTTATCTTCGAAACAATATGATTGAGGGCATTGAAGAGAACACGTTTGATAATGTAACAGACCTACAGTGGCTGATCCTAGATCACAACCATTTGGAAAATTcaaaaataaagggaagagTCTTCTCTAAACTAAAGCATCTGAAGAAACTTCACATTAACTACAACAATTTGACTGAAGCTGTTGGACCACTCCCCAAAACTCTGGATGACCTGCAGTTAAGTCACAACAAGATCACAAAAGTCAATCCTGGTGCACTTGAGGGGCTGGTGAATCTGACTGTCATTCACCTCCAGAACaaccagctgaaagcagattCTATTTCTGGGGCTTTTAAAGGCCTGAATTCACTTTTGTATCTTGACTTAAGCTTCAATCGACTTACAAAGCTACCGACAGGactgcctcagtctttactcaTGCTGTACTTTGATAATAACCAGATCTCCAATGTTCCAGATGAGTACTTCCAAGGTTTTAAAACCCTGCAATATTTACGCTTATCCCATAATAAATTAACAGATTCTGGAATACCAGGCAATGTCTTCAATATCACATCACTGGTTGAGTTGGATCTCTCCTTCAATCAGCTGAAGAGCATTCCAACAGTCAGTGAGAACCTTGAAAACTTCTACCTCCAAGTCAACAAAATTAACA AGTTCCCATTGAGCAGCTTCTGTAAGGTTGTTGGGCCAATGACCTATTCCAAGATCACACATTTGCGCCTGGATGGAAACAACCTCACTCGGGCTGACCTGCCACAGGAGATGTACAACTGCCTTCGGGTGGCGGCTGAGATTTCACTGGAGTGA